Below is a genomic region from Drosophila kikkawai strain 14028-0561.14 chromosome X, DkikHiC1v2, whole genome shotgun sequence.
ATACAACATCGGATAACTTACAAAATACTAGAATTTCCTTCCAACACTTATTCTACCTATCGATTACAATATTTGGCCGTCGACATCCCCGACCCCGTGAAGAACCGCTTCACTCAAATCCAAAACTGCAAGTTTCGAGACAGGCCGCAACATTGTCCGAGATAGTCCGTTGTCGCTCACGCGCACACTGGCGCGTCTGACGACTCCATCAGCTCCGCTGTAGACCTCCTCCACGATGCCCTTGCGCCACTCTCGTCTGGGCAAGGCAGGATCGCAGACGAAGACCATATCGCCCTGGGGGATGGACGGCACCACTTCTCGCGGCGCACAAGCGTAGGCAGGTACTCCAGGACCCACCTCCTCCAGAAACGGTCTCGCAGCATGCGAGCAATCCTCCACTGCTTTCGCGTAGAACCCTCCTTGGGCAGCTCCGCCTCCAAACCAGGCGTTTTCGGCAGGTTAGCTGCTCCCTTGAGCAGGTCGTTTGGCGTCAACGGCGCCTCCTGGTCCGCATCCACCGGCAAGTGGGTGAGCGGACGCGAGTTGACCACATTCTCCGCCTCGATCAGTAGACTTTCCAATACGTGATCCCTCGGCGCGACTTCCATTAATGTATGGCGCAGCACTCGCTTGACGCACTGCACCATCCGCTCCCATACTCCACCCTCGGACGGGTTCGATGGGCAATTAAAGACCCATTCAATGCTCCTGCTGGATAACTCACTCTGTATTCTCTCCGTCTCGAACACGTCTCCGAATCGTCTGGCCTCCCTGTCAGCTCCCACGAAGTTCTTGCCGTTGTCACTCCGCAGTCTATGTACCGGTCCTCTACGGCAGACGaagttcctttttttatttcttcattGTCCCTATAatctttacatttttcatCATTCGTTACATCTAATTCATTATCTTCTATGTCTAATTCATCTTCTTCTATATCTAATTCATTTcctttactattattttttccttctGTATCAATCCAAGGCTTCAAATTGTGTACTGCCCATATCCCTTCATATGGTTTTTGCgttttctgaaaattttctACATCTCTTATTAAATATCTATCATTCCCTATATCCTTTGCGATTGCATAAGGTCCTTTAAACCTCGGAATAAGCTTACTAGACGCACCACTTgtagaattaaaatttttcaacaTAACATAATCCCCTACTTGATACTTGTGTGGTTCTCTGCGTTTGGcatcaacatattttttattatattcttgTGCTTTTATTTGTGCTACTCTAGCCTTTTCTCTAATTTCATCTAAATTGaccttttctttaatttgttcattctcaattatattttccttcaCGTTATCAATTACTTTCCCCTTTTGTCGTATCCCAAATAACATTTTACTCGGATATTCATTTATGCTTTTGTG
It encodes:
- the LOC138929204 gene encoding uncharacterized protein, with the protein product MVSLGNKIDLNEDELIEYMIAGIPDVNLRNMAKLQNFSTKTEILEAFIDIELQWTSSIQRNTQEQGPVHRLRSDNGKNFVGADREARRFGDVFETERIQSELSSRSIEWVFNCPSNPSEGGVWERMVQCVKRVLRHTLMEVAPRDHVLESLLIEAENVVNSRPLTHLPVDADQEAPLTPNDLLKGAANLPKTPGLEAELPKEGSTRKQWRIARMLRDRFWRRREWRKGIVEEVYSGADGVVRRASVRVSDNGLSRTMLRPVSKLAVLDLSEAVLHGVGDVDGQIL